The proteins below come from a single Desulfotomaculum sp. genomic window:
- the gltA gene encoding glutamate synthase (NADPH), homotetrameric yields MDSEQKAVKQKKEIVPKKHPMPSQDAAARVKNFSEVATGYTTEMAIAEAKRCIQCKKPFCREGCPVDVDIPGFIKLVSEGDFAGGIRVIKEKNALPAICGRVCPQENQCEQVCTMGKKHEPVAIGRLERFCADWELAGEVTPPKVEQPTGFKVAVVGSGPGGLTCAADLAKLGHQVTIFEALHVPGGVLMYGIPEFRLPKKVVQTEIQNLKKIGVDVKVNSVVGKFATIDELLDEGGFNAIYIGTGAGLPYFMDIPGENSCGVYSANEFLTRVNLMKAYLFPDWDTPVKIGKKVAVLGGGNVAMDSARTALRLGAEESWIVYRRSEKELPARHEEVEHAIEEGVKFAFLTSPVKIIADEKGIVKSMECLRYELGEPDASGRRSPVPIPGSEFIMDVDTVVVAIGQGPNPLVPRTTKGLEVTKRGNIVAELQTGATSKQGVYAGGDVVTGAATVILAMGAGRVAARSIHEFLTNKN; encoded by the coding sequence ATGGATTCCGAACAGAAAGCAGTCAAACAGAAAAAAGAGATCGTCCCTAAAAAGCATCCTATGCCCTCACAGGACGCCGCCGCCCGCGTAAAAAATTTCAGTGAAGTAGCAACCGGATATACAACAGAAATGGCCATTGCCGAAGCAAAAAGGTGCATCCAGTGCAAAAAACCTTTCTGCCGGGAAGGCTGCCCGGTAGACGTGGACATACCCGGTTTCATAAAGCTCGTCTCCGAAGGAGACTTTGCCGGGGGAATCAGAGTAATCAAGGAAAAAAACGCCCTGCCGGCAATCTGCGGGCGTGTCTGCCCCCAGGAAAACCAGTGCGAACAAGTCTGTACAATGGGTAAGAAACACGAGCCGGTGGCAATTGGCAGACTGGAAAGATTCTGCGCCGATTGGGAACTTGCCGGGGAAGTAACTCCACCCAAAGTTGAACAGCCCACCGGATTTAAGGTAGCTGTTGTGGGTTCCGGCCCGGGAGGTCTGACCTGCGCCGCGGATCTTGCCAAACTAGGGCATCAGGTTACTATTTTCGAAGCCCTGCACGTACCCGGCGGGGTGCTTATGTACGGCATCCCCGAGTTCAGGCTGCCCAAGAAAGTCGTTCAGACAGAAATTCAAAACCTTAAAAAGATTGGTGTAGATGTAAAAGTCAACTCCGTCGTCGGCAAGTTCGCCACCATAGATGAGCTTCTCGACGAAGGAGGTTTTAATGCGATATACATCGGTACAGGAGCAGGGCTACCGTACTTCATGGACATCCCGGGTGAAAATTCCTGTGGGGTGTACTCGGCCAACGAATTTCTTACCAGGGTAAACCTGATGAAAGCATACCTGTTCCCCGATTGGGACACACCTGTTAAGATAGGCAAGAAGGTTGCCGTTTTAGGCGGCGGAAACGTTGCCATGGACTCGGCCCGTACAGCACTTCGCCTTGGTGCGGAAGAATCCTGGATAGTATACAGGCGGTCTGAGAAAGAACTTCCTGCCCGGCATGAAGAAGTAGAACACGCAATTGAAGAGGGCGTCAAATTTGCCTTCCTAACCAGTCCGGTTAAAATAATAGCTGATGAAAAAGGCATTGTTAAAAGCATGGAATGCTTGAGGTATGAGCTTGGAGAACCTGACGCTTCAGGCAGACGAAGCCCTGTCCCCATCCCGGGTTCAGAATTTATCATGGACGTGGATACTGTTGTTGTAGCCATAGGTCAGGGGCCAAACCCGCTTGTCCCAAGGACTACCAAGGGACTGGAAGTTACCAAAAGGGGCAACATTGTAGCTGAGCTGCAGACAGGCGCCACATCAAAACAGGGTGTTTACGCAGGCGGTGATGTAGTCACCGGCGCCGCAACAGTTATTCTTGCGATGGGCGCAGGCCGCGTCGCAGCCAGATCCATCCATGAATTTTTAACTAATAAAAATTAG
- a CDS encoding sulfide/dihydroorotate dehydrogenase-like FAD/NAD-binding protein has protein sequence MSKILDKRVLSPVIKLMVVEAPEIAKKCLPGQFIILRIGEESERIPLTIADFSRENGTITLVFQEVGKTTKQMGMLEIGDPIRDLAGPLGLPSHVENFGAVVCVGGGVGVAPVFPITRALKEAGNHVIGIIGARNKELLFWEDKMREASSELYITTDDGSYVRKGFVSDVLKEIIEDRGKDNIAMVLAIGPQPMMRVCCRLTEEYGIKTIVSLNSLMVDGTGMCGCCRVTVGGKTKFVCVDGPEFDGHQVDFNELALRSAFFQNEERAAMERFSAHCNCGGAQ, from the coding sequence ATGTCCAAGATACTGGACAAGCGGGTTCTTTCACCAGTTATTAAACTTATGGTAGTCGAAGCGCCTGAAATAGCCAAAAAATGCCTGCCAGGACAGTTCATTATCCTGCGTATCGGCGAAGAGAGTGAACGTATTCCTTTAACTATTGCCGATTTCAGCCGTGAAAACGGGACCATCACGCTTGTCTTTCAGGAAGTGGGGAAGACTACAAAGCAAATGGGTATGCTCGAAATAGGGGATCCGATCAGGGACCTTGCAGGACCTCTGGGATTACCCTCGCATGTGGAGAATTTCGGCGCCGTAGTATGTGTCGGTGGAGGAGTAGGCGTGGCCCCTGTATTTCCAATTACCCGCGCCCTCAAAGAAGCTGGAAACCATGTCATAGGAATTATCGGAGCAAGGAACAAGGAGCTCTTATTCTGGGAGGACAAGATGCGGGAAGCGTCATCAGAGCTTTACATTACTACTGATGACGGCTCCTATGTAAGGAAAGGTTTTGTTTCCGATGTTTTAAAGGAGATCATCGAAGACAGGGGAAAAGACAATATAGCCATGGTCCTTGCTATAGGGCCGCAGCCGATGATGAGAGTATGCTGCCGTTTAACCGAGGAATACGGGATTAAAACCATCGTTAGCCTGAATTCTCTCATGGTTGACGGTACAGGCATGTGCGGTTGCTGCAGGGTAACCGTCGGCGGAAAAACAAAGTTTGTCTGCGTGGACGGCCCGGAATTCGACGGTCACCAGGTTGATTTTAACGAACTTGCCCTCAGGTCCGCTTTCTTCCAAAACGAAGAACGGGCAGCAATGGAACGTTTTTCAGCACATTGTAATTGCGGAGGTGCTCAATAA
- a CDS encoding transcription antitermination factor NusB, whose protein sequence is MKRRQARELALQILFQIDLGQASPETAFQYTIQGKNLNQESIEFIRRIVFGTLQNIKNLDKAIASVSRDWDLGRMATVDRNIMRMALFEIFYCEDIPGSVSLNEAIELAKIFGTDDSGRFVNGVLGKIVESPCEYLTCT, encoded by the coding sequence ATGAAGAGAAGGCAGGCCAGAGAACTCGCTTTACAGATCCTATTTCAAATTGACCTGGGCCAGGCGTCTCCCGAAACAGCTTTTCAATACACTATCCAGGGGAAGAATCTTAATCAGGAAAGCATAGAATTCATCCGCAGAATTGTCTTCGGAACACTTCAAAACATAAAAAACCTCGATAAAGCAATAGCCAGTGTCAGCCGCGATTGGGATTTAGGGCGTATGGCCACAGTGGATCGCAATATAATGCGCATGGCCCTTTTTGAAATATTCTACTGCGAAGATATCCCCGGAAGCGTATCCCTTAACGAGGCAATTGAACTGGCCAAAATTTTTGGTACGGACGACTCCGGCAGGTTTGTAAACGGAGTCCTGGGCAAGATAGTCGAATCCCCGTGCGAATATTTAACCTGTACATAA
- the amaP gene encoding alkaline shock response membrane anchor protein AmaP, with translation MGRLIKLRPFDRFLLFLYTFILTAIFLAAVPFFAGWLQISQNQPRLLQSVQQPAVIILLLGLFIIAGIRLLWVNIKPAREQAVVYESKLGNVHIALGAIESLAEKVVSQNNGIREVKAQVFNRPQGIGIRIKAAVTPDISIPEVSDTVQEQVKERVLSVTGITVQQVEFLVHSISAGKLRVE, from the coding sequence ATAGGGAGGCTTATTAAATTGCGGCCTTTCGACCGCTTTCTGCTGTTTTTGTATACTTTTATTCTGACAGCTATATTTTTGGCTGCGGTTCCTTTCTTTGCCGGTTGGCTGCAGATTAGCCAAAATCAGCCCCGGTTATTGCAGTCAGTTCAACAGCCGGCAGTAATCATTTTACTGCTGGGCTTGTTTATCATTGCCGGAATTCGCCTCCTGTGGGTTAATATAAAACCAGCCCGGGAACAGGCTGTCGTCTATGAAAGCAAACTTGGAAATGTACATATTGCACTGGGTGCGATAGAGAGTCTCGCAGAAAAAGTTGTCTCACAGAACAACGGCATCCGCGAGGTTAAAGCACAGGTTTTTAACCGGCCTCAGGGAATTGGAATACGGATTAAAGCTGCAGTGACACCTGACATAAGTATTCCGGAAGTGTCCGACACCGTCCAGGAACAGGTAAAGGAAAGGGTTCTTTCTGTAACAGGAATCACTGTACAGCAGGTCGAATTTCTAGTTCACAGTATTTCAGCCGGTAAACTGCGTGTAGAGTGA
- a CDS encoding Asp23/Gls24 family envelope stress response protein, whose translation MEDIVVREEQTSIGSIRIADEVVRIIAGLAATEVQGVAGMSGGLAGGIAEILGRKNLSKGVKVEVGEKEAAVDIYVIVDYGAKIPDIASEIQQKVKKAVNDMTGLNVIEVNVHIQGVSFSNSDKEDELRTK comes from the coding sequence ATGGAAGATATTGTTGTCAGGGAGGAACAGACAAGCATCGGTTCTATCCGGATCGCCGACGAAGTTGTTAGAATAATTGCCGGCCTTGCCGCAACTGAAGTGCAGGGAGTTGCCGGTATGAGCGGGGGCTTGGCCGGCGGTATTGCCGAAATCCTGGGACGCAAAAACCTTTCTAAAGGTGTAAAGGTTGAAGTCGGAGAGAAGGAAGCGGCGGTAGATATTTATGTCATAGTTGATTATGGCGCAAAGATACCGGACATTGCATCAGAAATTCAGCAAAAAGTAAAAAAAGCAGTTAACGATATGACCGGCTTGAATGTAATAGAAGTGAATGTTCATATACAGGGAGTTTCGTTCAGCAATTCGGACAAGGAAGACGAACTGCGGACAAAATAG